GGCCGCCAGGTGAGCTTTGAATCGCCTTTAAACAAGATGGATTACAATGATACCCTGGCGTTGCTGAATCCGGATATTGAAAAAGCCAGAAGATTGCTGGAAGCTGCCGGCTGGAAGGATACGGATGGCGATAACATCAGGGATAAAACCATTAATGGTGAAAAAATAAGCTTCGTGTTTAAGCTAAACTACAGCAACTTACCGGCAACGCGCAATGCCATCCTTATATTAAAGGATATAATGTACCAGGCAGGAATTGTGGTGGAACCCAACCCGATGGACTTTAACCTGCTTTATGAAAAAGTGATGTCTCACCAGTTCGATGCACATTATGGAGCATGGAATACCAGCGCTGGCCCCACAGATCCCGGCCAGGTATGGAGCACGGAAGCATGGCGAAATAACGGACTAAATTTCAGCGGATTCGGAAATTCCACAACCGATTCGCTGATAGCGCTGAGCAACCGAACGCTGGACCCGGAGAAGCGTGCGAAGTATATTAAGCAGCTTCAGGCGATTGTATATCAGGAGCAGCCTTACATATTTCTCTACACCTGGCCACGGAAAATTGCCATTCATAAGCGCTTTGATAATCCCGGTATGTATCCTGAACGGCCATCTGTAATGCTCAACACTTTCAGGCTGATTCCGGGCGGGGCGGTGAAAAGGCCGCTCCCCGAATGACCACATTCAGTTCTTTGAAGGGAAATATCGAAAATCTTAAAACTTATGGCTGATGCCAATGCTGAATGTTCTGCCGGGATTCAAACTGCTGAAGATCTGGTCTGATGCTTCGAAGGAGCGATATACGGTTTCTCTTCTGTCATTCAATATATTGGAAACTTTAAAATCAACCACGGTATTTTTCTCTTCGCCTAATTTCTTATTAATGCTGAAGTCCAGGCCGTGGAATGGTTCCAGGTAAATATCAGGGAAAAGGCCGGCTCCTACTATATATAATGTAGAGCCTTTTGCATTGTAGAAAAGTCCGGCATCCAATCCCAGTTCGGAGTGGCTGTAGCCGAAACCGGCATTTACCACATACGGAGACTGACCTGCCATCTGACGGGTTTCCTCAATCTCTTCTCCTGTCTTCAGATAGGTTTTACGTGAGTTAAATTCAGTAGCTGACATCTCGATTTGAGACTTCACAAAAGTTACATTTCCGTCAATTCTGAAATTGCTCAGGGATTGTGCAATGAAGTCGAGCTTTTTTCTGATTTCGAGCTCTATGCCATACAGGAGGCCATCTCCCACATTTCTTGGCTGATATTCGGTGCTGGTTTGTTGCTCCGGAATTCTGACCAATTCTATAGGATTATCAAATTGTTTGGCAAATGCGCTGATTGAAAATATTTGTCCGCCCTTTAAGAATAATTCCCAGCGTAAATCCAGGTTCTCAATATGGGTTTCCACCAAGTTCCCGTCCCAATCGCCATAGGTAAATAAGCTGCCATTGAATATCCGGTTTGTGATGGGATCCAGAATTTGTGCGAAAGACAATTCTTTAAAGGATGGCCTTGCAATAGTCCGTGAATAAGTTGCCCGCAGATTTTGATTTTCGGTGAGGGAATAAATAAAGTTGGCAGAGGGAAACAGATCCATTGATTCCAGCACTTTGTCATTATTCAGATTACGCCCGTTTTGCATGTCTCCGCTTGCAAAAGCCTGATCTCTGCCGGTATGGCGCTGCACAAAGTTTTCGGCCCTCAGGCCTAATATCGACTTAAATTTTGGATGCAGGTTAAATTCATTAGAAATATACAATCCTGAATTCTGCACATTGGATTCGTACGCATTCGGATTAGGGCTGTTATTTCCTGACTGATAATAAATGCTGTTAGGCTGGTTTGGATAAAGATTATCCGGGTTCAAAACGATGGAAGGGTTGGGGTTGGACCAGGACTGGCTCCCAAAGAATTGAATGTCAAAAAAGAGAATTTCATAATCTCTTTGCTTATAGGTATGGCTTGCACCAAATTTAAGCTTAGCATCATTTCCCGTAAACTTATAGGTTTTAATAACATCAACCTTTGCGGTTGCATTTACTTCGTTTAATGAACGCCAGATCCTGGCAGGATTTCCTCCGGCACCGGCATTAAAGGAAGTGTCATTGGGAGAAAAGGTGAAGGCAGTTTTGCGAATATCCGGATCATCAGAGGTAGAATAGGTGGGAGACAGCCGCCAGTCTATTTCCCAGCCGGATTTTTTCAGCACATGGGTTCCGTTCAGCAAAAGGTTGGTCAAGGAGCGTTCATTATACTCAAGGTTATCCGATTCTGCAAAATATCCTGACTGACCTACAGCCTCACCATTATTATCTATTCTGAATTTACCGGCTGTCTTTTGTCCGTTTTGCAGCCGCATCGCGGTGAGCCTGAATTTTGAATATTGCGTTTTATAGGCCAGTCCGCCTAAAGCTCCAGCTAAGATGTTGCGCTCGCTAAGCGTTCCATTTTGTAAGGTTGCATATCTCAGTTCTGTTTGGTTGATATCAATATTGCGTTGGTATTCGCCATACGTTACATCATCATAGTACTGGTAACCGGAGTTATAGGATAATGAAAAAATATAACCCAGTTTTGAATCCCTTTTCCGGTTTTCTTTATCCTTCCCTAAACTGATTTGATTTCCAAATGAAATGCTTGCACTAATGTCCATTAAGCTGGTTTGGGGCGTAGCAGATAATTCGGGATTAAAGCTTTTGACGAAATTATTTACTTCATCTTTCGAATGGCCACTGATGGGGGTGGGAATATTTTTTTGATCAGCAATTTCAGGCAATGCACGGGTTCCGTCATCAAAACCCAGGAAATCAGTGCTTCCACCTTTATAGCCAAGATAATCAGAGTTTAAATGCATATCCGGATTATATGCTGTACCTAATGAAATGGTGAAAAATTTTTCTTCCGGAAATGCTTTTGTTTCAATATTCATCATGCCCCCCGTAAAATCCGCAGGCATATCGGCAGTAAAATTTTTACTTACCATCATATTATCAATAAGATTGGTCGGAAAAATATCCATCTGAATGGTATTCATGTCCGGATCCAACCCCGGAATGTCAACATGATTCAATGTTGTTTTAGAATAGCGATCTCCCAGACCTCTGACGTAAACGTATTTGCCATCTTCAATAGAAACTCCCGTCACGCGCTTGGCTGCTTCCACTGCCGTGGCATCCCCGGTCAGTTGCATTTTTGCCGATGATATTCCATCAAGGATCACGGGTGACTGCTTTTTTACCGTCATCAAAGCCGCCTCGCTGGTTCTCACAACTCTTGCCGTTACAACGGCTTCTTTCAACTGGTAAGAGCTGGACTTCAGGCTGATATTATCCAAAACGATAACTTCATTATCCTTCACTTCCACACCCTCAATTGTTAATGTCTGGAAAGAAATATAGGAAATCTGCAGATCTTTTAAACCGGCACTGGTTTCAATTGAAAATTTACCTTCAAGATCGGTAATAGTGCCCGATGTTGTGCCTTTAATTGCGATAGTGGCACCAATAAGAGGCTCGCCCGTACCCTCTTCATGTACGGTTCCTCTGATGATGCCCTCGGCATAAATTAAGGTTGTGGAAAATGTAAAAAGAACAATCAGTAAAAGTTTCATGGTCATTTAAGTTGAAAGCTTTAACAGAAAGAACAGACTTACCATGATCAAATCATTGCTGGTAAGCCTGTTCCTGATAATGAACAAGTTGAAATTGAATTATAAAGCTCCTGCCTGGGCCGCCCAGGTCCAGCCTAATGCGCTATTATCAGCACCTGTGGTAGGCGAAGCTGCTGAGGTGATTCCGGCAGGGGCAGTTGCACCATCCAGAATATCTTCGAGTGTGCTGCCTGATGGGACCTGCACCTGAACATTGGTGAAAGGACATCCTCCTGGAATTCCATCACATTCCACTCGGTTTATGATCTGGCCCGGTACTACATTCAAAATCGCAATGTTGGTGAGGTTTACGCCAGTATTGGCATCCATGTTAATGAGCGTATTTGATTCCGCGCTGCCACTGGAAGCGATGATGGTTCCGTTCTGCATCGTGTGAGAAGCTTCGTATGTGCCTTCCGGTCCGTCCAGTTCCATACAATGATCGCCCGCTGTGATCACGAACCAATTATCTACGGTTCCGCTCCAGGATTGATCCGTGTCCAGGCCATCATCACCGGCATTCCATGTTACTATGTTGGAAACGTCTACTGATCCGCCAAACCATTCAAAACCATCGTCCTGGTTTGCAACTACTTCAATATGCTCTATTACGGTTCCAGTGCCCACACCCCCCATCGTCAGGCCGTTGATTTCGTTTCCGGCACCGATGTTAGCGCCTCCGTGGCGAATAGAAATGTATTTGATCACGCCAGAGTTATCAGCATCATCAGCGCCACCATATAATCCATTAGGATCAGAAGTGGGAATTCCTTCTATCTGCACCTCACTCACATCGCCACTGGAATTTGATGCTGAGATCCGGGCGTTACCCAAAATGATCACGCCACCCCATAAGCCGTTAATGTCCGGGTCCAGGTTCGGGCTGCGGAAGTCGCCTGAAGCAATGTCCGAGGGCATAATTTCATCTGCCACTGAGGTGAAGATAATCGGAGCATCAGCCCTTCCTTCGGCCATAAGTGTAGCGCCCCTGGCAACAAGCAGAGCGGTGGCATTGGAACCCGTTCCGGCCTCGCCTTTTATAATAGTACCTGCTTCTATCGTCAGCGTAGCGCCACTTTCCACCGTGATACGGCCACCTAACTGGTAAACATTGTCGCTCGTCCAGGTTTCTTCTCCGGTTATGTTTTGGGTTACCATCACATTGTCGGAACCGGAATCATAAATGCAGGAGCCATCGTCATCTTCAGCTTCTTCATTATAGTTCACGGCACTTTGGTCTGTACATCCTTCTTCTTTCTTACATGAAGTAGTGTAAACAGCAACGGCTGTGAGGACTACAAGAAATGTTAAAAGCTTTTTCGTTAGTTTCATCGTCATTTTTTTTGAAGTGTAAAATTTTTTTGTTTTTATTTACAGTGCAAAGGAATGCACAGTGCATTAGGCTAACATTAGCCCGATGTTATGAAATAGTTAAGTGATATTTCAGGGATGGAGAAAATCGTCCGAAATAAGGGAGCGCCAGTTTCAGAAGGCTGATATATCATCTGGACGGAACACGGATCATCGAATTTCCAGATGGAGAGACAAGGGTTATTTATTTAAAAATTTAATATTAAAATAACGGAAGTATTAATGAATAATTCAAATAAAACACTATGAAACTTTCTTTGAAACCTCCATCATCAGAATACAATCGAATATTTATGAATAATTTTGACAGCAATATGCGTTTTAAAGTTTTGCAATTAAATGCTTTGAACAAGATCCCAGAATCCAAATACAACAACTTTGAATAATTTGCCTCATTTTAAAAGTACTGGCAATCCTGGCCGTTATAC
The sequence above is drawn from the Bacteroidia bacterium genome and encodes:
- a CDS encoding TonB-dependent receptor yields the protein MKLLLIVLFTFSTTLIYAEGIIRGTVHEEGTGEPLIGATIAIKGTTSGTITDLEGKFSIETSAGLKDLQISYISFQTLTIEGVEVKDNEVIVLDNISLKSSSYQLKEAVVTARVVRTSEAALMTVKKQSPVILDGISSAKMQLTGDATAVEAAKRVTGVSIEDGKYVYVRGLGDRYSKTTLNHVDIPGLDPDMNTIQMDIFPTNLIDNMMVSKNFTADMPADFTGGMMNIETKAFPEEKFFTISLGTAYNPDMHLNSDYLGYKGGSTDFLGFDDGTRALPEIADQKNIPTPISGHSKDEVNNFVKSFNPELSATPQTSLMDISASISFGNQISLGKDKENRKRDSKLGYIFSLSYNSGYQYYDDVTYGEYQRNIDINQTELRYATLQNGTLSERNILAGALGGLAYKTQYSKFRLTAMRLQNGQKTAGKFRIDNNGEAVGQSGYFAESDNLEYNERSLTNLLLNGTHVLKKSGWEIDWRLSPTYSTSDDPDIRKTAFTFSPNDTSFNAGAGGNPARIWRSLNEVNATAKVDVIKTYKFTGNDAKLKFGASHTYKQRDYEILFFDIQFFGSQSWSNPNPSIVLNPDNLYPNQPNSIYYQSGNNSPNPNAYESNVQNSGLYISNEFNLHPKFKSILGLRAENFVQRHTGRDQAFASGDMQNGRNLNNDKVLESMDLFPSANFIYSLTENQNLRATYSRTIARPSFKELSFAQILDPITNRIFNGSLFTYGDWDGNLVETHIENLDLRWELFLKGGQIFSISAFAKQFDNPIELVRIPEQQTSTEYQPRNVGDGLLYGIELEIRKKLDFIAQSLSNFRIDGNVTFVKSQIEMSATEFNSRKTYLKTGEEIEETRQMAGQSPYVVNAGFGYSHSELGLDAGLFYNAKGSTLYIVGAGLFPDIYLEPFHGLDFSINKKLGEEKNTVVDFKVSNILNDRRETVYRSFEASDQIFSSLNPGRTFSIGISHKF